A single window of Aphidius gifuensis isolate YNYX2018 linkage group LG1, ASM1490517v1, whole genome shotgun sequence DNA harbors:
- the LOC122847602 gene encoding uncharacterized protein LOC122847602, which translates to MSKKISKKCDVTEDFDWADVLGCAPSDCSNQVKKILHRGIHGILWDDIAQSMAPVNIVEEGKKNIILDQLKNNVQQPTIQHIRNTKRLTDERLIIENEINKILPKYETKKESIKQKMLKLAQIKSSKKSIELKKKLLDLKYRDMKNQMNDCKEMRSVCQDLLPSCQSDIDVMTINNCLSYVGTISSRTDKKEAWKYINQNINNIKITELWDLILKKRNQDSEEFFRHSSDDNIIDNNDNTKLNDQRLDVGIAKAYSQHINWTLGKYIAMEKLREHKDKGMYFVEKILDNDKIQELSDWLLVNIEISQLEAKKIIIINEIDKLKNCDEELYTVAGQLQQLETDILDINIDLNNTVQKLQKSLTLYEPAIQFLTTLKEKLSIALDKILSLHEEHIIVPEWTNINLSIELEIFQEKLAIKALDKIMLSGDIGEYRHSSTCMSNAVISHPTLTSATPILYAPVYHLVDSFNNQIINSTLKQRHSYINLTNKNEFKLHNSYQVYQRENDIISILDDTKLTTQKCQQEIHKFNSIYDHWNCQSVQEAMSIYDDTVHGATFNEWIQRFTNLLYIIQRNK; encoded by the exons atgagtaaaaaaatatctaaaaaatgtGATGTTACTGAAGATTTCGATTGGGCTGATGTACTTGGTTGTGCTCCATCAGATTGTTcaaatcaagttaaaaaaat tttACATCGTGGAATTCATGGTATATTATGGGATGATATTGCTCAATCAATGGCACCAGTTAACATTGTtgaagaaggaaaaaaaaatataatattagatcaacttaaaaataatgtacaaCAACCAACAATACAACATATTCGTAATACAAAACGTTTGACAGATGAAcgtttaataattgaaaatgaaataaataaaatattgccaaaatatgaaacgaaaaaagaatcaattaaacaaaaaa tgttaaaATTAGctcaaataaaatcatcaaaaaaatcaattgagttaaaaaaaaaattgttagatttaaaatatcgtgatatgaaaaatcaaatgaatgaTTGTAAAGAAATGCGATCAGTATGTCAAGATTTATTACCATCATGTCAATCTGATATTGATGTtatgacaataaataattgtctttCATATGTTGGTACAATATCATCACGTACAGATAAAAAAGAAGCatggaaatatataaatcaaaatataaataatattaaaataacagaATTATgggatttaatattaaaaaaaagaaatcaagaTAGTGAAGAATTTTTTCGTCATAGTtcagatgataatattattgataataatgataatacaaaGTTAAATGATCAACGTCTTGATGTTGGTATTGCTAAAGCATATAGTCAACATATTAATTGGACACTTGGTAAATATATTGCTATGGAAAAATTACGTGAACATAAAGATAAAGGAatgtattttgttgaaaaaatacttgataatgataaaatacaaGAATTAAGTGATTGGCTACttgttaatattgaaatatcacaattagaagctaaaaaaattattattattaatgaaattgataaacttaaaaattgtGATGAAGAATTATATACTGTTGCTGGTCAACTACAACAATTAGAAACTGATAtacttgatataaatattgactTAAATAATACagtacaaaaattacaaaaatcatTGACATTATATGAGCCagcaatacaatttttaacaacattaaaagaaaaattatcaattgcatTGGATAAAATATTGAGTCTTCATGAAGAACATATTATTGTTCCAGAATggacaaatattaatttgagtaTTGAGCTTGaaatatttcaagaaaaattagcaataaaagcacttgataaaattatgcTAAGTGGTGATATTGGTGAATACAG acattcATCAACTTGTATGAGTAATGCTGTAATTTCTCATCCAACTTTGACATCAGCAACTCCAATATTATATGCACCAGTTTATCATCTTGttgattcatttaataatcaaataataaattcaactctTAAACAACGACAtagttatattaatttaacaaataaaaatgaatttaaattacataattcatatcaagtttatcaacgtgaaaatgatattatttctatattggatgatacaaaattaacaacacaAAAATGTCAACaagaaattcataaatttaattcaatttatgatCATTGGAATTGTCAAAGTGTTCAAGAAGCTATGTCTATTTATGATGATACTGTACATGGTGCAACTTTCAATGAATGGATTCAAcgatttacaaatttattgtatattattcaaCGAAATaagtaa
- the LOC122847606 gene encoding cyclin-dependent kinase 8, whose protein sequence is MMDYEFKIKTQKDRTKVEDLFEFEGCKVGRGTYGHVYKARRKEGIPDAEFKSRPDTKDFGLKQIEGTGLSMSACREIALLRELKHINVITLIRVFLSHNDRKVSLLFDFAEHDLWHIIKFHRAAKASKKPVMVPKGMVKSLLYQILNGIHYLHSNWVLHRDLKPANILVMGEGNERGRVKIADMGFARLFNAPLKPLADLDPVVVTFWYRAPELLLGARHYTKAIDIWAIGCIFAELLTSEPIFHCRQEDIKTSNPYHHDQLDRIFNVMGFPLEKDWEDIKKMPEHPTLLKDFKRSNYANCSLTKYMDRHKIKPDSKAFNLLQKLLMMDPNKRITSEHSMQDAYFQEEPLPAQDIFAGCAIPYPKREFLTDDDTEEKTENKARQNQQQTQQNQPQQGNSEHNHGQNPKRVRLNGPHGAPEFHQHQSHAMTHQQPQGMVYSTAQPTQPANFHQRY, encoded by the exons atgatggatTATGAATTTAagataaaaacacaaaaagaTAGAACAAAAGTTGaagatttatttgaatttgaagGTTGTAAAGTTGGAAGAGGTACTTATGGACATGTCTACAAAGCTAGACGTAAGGAAGG AATACCAGATGCTGAATTTAAATCAAGACCAGACACTAAAGATTTTGgattaaaacaaattgaagGAACTGGTCTTTCTATGTCTGCATGTCGAGAAATTGCA ttacTGAGAGAATTGAAGCACATCAATGTCATCACACTTATACGAGTATTTCTCTCTCACAATGATCgtaaagtatcattattatttgactttGCTGAACATGATTTATGg catataataaaatttcatagagCAGCTAAGGCAAGTAAAAAACCAGTAATGGTACCAAAAGGTATggtaaaatcattattatatcaaatattaaatggtATACATTATCTACATTCAAATTGGGTACTTCATCGTGACTTG AAACCAGCAAATATATTGGTAATGGGTGAAGGAAATGAAAGAGGTCGTGTTAAAATAGCTGATATGGGTTTTGCACGTTTATTTAATGCACCATTAAAACCACTTGCTGATTTAGATCCAGTTGTTGTAACATTTTGGTATCGTGCACCAGAATTATTACTTGGTGCACGTCATTATACAAAAGCCATTGATATATGGGCAATTGGTTGTATATTTGCTGAATTATTAACATCAGAACCAATATTTCATTGTCGTCAAGAAGATATTAAAACAAGTAATCCATATCATCATGATCAATTGGATAGAATATTTAATGTTATGGGTTTTCCATTAGAAAAAGATTGggaagatattaaaaaaatgccTGAACATCCaacattattaaaagattttaaaagatCAAATTATGCTAATTGttcattaacaaaatatatggATAGACATAAAATTAAACCAGATAGTAaagcatttaatttattacaaaaattattaatgatggaTCCAAATAAAAGAATAACATCTGAACATTCAATGCAAGATGCTTATTTTCAAGAAGAACCATTACCAGCTCAAGA TATCTTTGCTGGATGTGCAATTCCATATCCAAAAAGAGAATTTTTAACAGATGATGATACTGAGGAAAAGACTGAAAATAAAGCTCgtcaaaatcaacaacaaacg CAACAAAATCAGCCACAACAGGGTAATAGTGAACATAATCATGGTCAAAATCCAAAACGAGTAAGGTTAAATGGTCCACATGGAGCACCAGaatttcatcaacatcaaagTCATGCAATGACTCATCAACAACCACAAGGAATGGTATATTCAACTGCCCAACCAACACAGCCAGCAAACTTTCATCAACGTTATTAG
- the LOC122847605 gene encoding probable cytosolic iron-sulfur protein assembly protein Ciao1: MTSIKLIQTLQGHRGRVWNVSWHPKGKYLGSCGEDKTIRIWINDGTKWITKMILAEGHTRTIREISWSPCGNLIASSSFDSTVAIWELKSGKYECTVSLEGHENEVKSVDWSNSGELIATCSRDKSVWIWERNDDEYECAAVINAHVQDVKKVRWHPNEDTLASASYDDTVKIFKEDSSDSDWNCVATLASHTSTVWSLSFDNTGSRIVTCSDDKNLKIWQEYKPGNDTMIPTPDNISVWKCVCTLSGYHTRTIYDVDWCKKSGLILTACGDNTIRIFREELDSDPNQPTFNLIASNEDAHSQDVNAVQWNPEQPGQFASAGDDGNVQLWFNSD, from the exons atgacaagtataaaattgattCAGACACTTCAGGGTCATCGTGGTAGAGTATGGAATGTATCATGGCATCCAAAAGGTAAATATCTTGGTTCATGTGGTGAAGATAAGACAATTAGAATTTGGATAAATGATGGAACAAAATGGATAACAAAAATGATACTTGCTGAAGGACATACACGTACAATACGTGAAATATCATGGTCACCATGTGGTAATTTAATAGCATCATCAAGTTTTGATAGTACTGTTGCAATATGGGAATTAAAATCTGGTAAATATGAATGTACAGTTAGTCTTGAAGGACATGAAAATGAAGTTAAAAGTGTTGATTGGTCAAATAGTGGTGAATTAATAGCAACATGTAGTAGAGATAAATCAGTATGGATTTGGGAaagaaatgatgatgaatatgaATGTGCTGCTGTTATAAATGCTCATGTACAAGATGTTAAAaag gtaAGATGGCATCCAAATGAGGATACACTTGCATCAGCAAGTTATGATGAtactgttaaaatatttaaagaagatTCATCAGATAGTGATTGGAATTGTGTTGCAACATTGGCATCACATACATCAACTGTATGGAgtttatcatttgataatactGGCTCTAGAATAGTAACATgtagtgatgataaaaatttaaaaatatggcAAGAATATAAACCTGGTAATGACACAATGATTCCAACACCAGATAATATATCTGTATGGAAATGTGTATGTACATTATCTGGCTATCATACTAGAACAATTTATGATGTTGATTGGTGTAAAAAAAGTGGTCTTATATTAACTGCATGTGGTGATAATACAATAAGAATATTTCGTGAAGAACTCGATTCAGATCCAAATCAACCAACATTTAATCTTATTGCATCAAATGAAGATGCACATTCACAAGATGTCAATGCTGTACAATGGAATCCAGAACAACCTGGACAATTTGCATCAGCTGGTGATGATGGAAATGTACAATTATGGTTCAACAGTGATTAA